One Bemisia tabaci chromosome 4, PGI_BMITA_v3 genomic window, TGATACATTTGTAATTATTGATAAGTTGTTCTTGGGCATTGTGTGAATTACTACTAAAAATCTGGTAAACTATAAAATATAAACTGGTgcaagaggagaaaaaataattgttcaaatttaaaaaaaaatgtgaaaatcatGTCCACTTTGAAGCCACTATACAAGACTTCTGAGAGaagttcatttcaatttttaattgttttagaGTCTCATGTTGAtgcaattttagaattgaaGAACTTGTCAGTGGAAGGGCATCATATACATTTAGTCACtattttgaaaatcaataaTACAGCTTTGACGCATCTTTGGAAATTAACCATCATATTTATGAGTTGATCCGACTATGCGGAATTAAAGGCCAAAATAAGCAAAGTCACTTTctagaaactttaaatgcgttttgcTTTTGCCCAAAGACGCCTTTCTACAGGGAAACTCTTCAATTTTTATGATTGTAAAGGTAAGAAAGCTGTAAGTCCATTCggaattcctgaaattttttcaagttctcATTTGATAGCACACCGTAAAATTTAGAGTATACCTCTCTGAGCACTTTCCAGGAACTAGAAGACTACAAGAGCCGGTGTACatatattctaaaatttgagcaaaaattgtaGGCTCGGTGTCTAAAAGATGCACAGTGTCCTCGTTACTGGGAAGAGACTTGATCAACTTATGCAGCTCTTTAGAACCTGCTGCTGCGATGACTTTATGTGCTGGAAAACGTTGCTGACCCACCTGGAataaatttatgtaaaataaagcattttgaaaaaaagaagaagagaaaaacacTTGACGATAATGCAGAAAAATGTACAGAGAGAAGCTTTGACAGCTCCATGCAAAAAAGGTTAATGTAAACATATTTATTCAATATTCTATTGAAAACTTATAGTCTGTCCAAGATGGGAAGAACCGGGGAAATTTGGAATTATTTGCACCGTTTTGCAGGGTGGGTGTGTCCCGACCGTCGTTAACTGTCGCTTTTCGGTGTTTCGTAAACGTTGCAGCCACCGCACAGGAGTCTATGGGCCTCGGAGCGGTTTTCCCCGGGATTTGAGCCCGAAGCCGAAAATTCCTGTGCTAGGTgctgagcggcgcggcgtggcgtggcaAGCAACTCATGAGGAGCCAGCCCTCTGTGCAGTGCGCCGTGATACAGGGTTGGTCTAGTGTCTTTATTTTACAATAGCTCAAACGCCACCCTTGCTTTTAAATAATGCAATTAATTCCGACTATCCACGGTTCTTCCCATCTCGGACAGACTATAGACTGAGTAAATGAAAATACTGTTTCTTTGAGATATATATAATTTTGAACAGCATTCTTGAAGGATGGCCACTTTTtgggttttaattttaaaagagtTCACAAATGTATTCAAGTACAGGAAAGTTGCTGCTCAAAGCAGTAGGTACTTGATCCTCGTTTTTAAATGCATGATTACCATTGATTTACCAATTTATCTAACACATGTATTTACAGATGAAAATACATACCTCAAAAACGATGTCATGTAGAGAGCCCATTTCATTTGTTTCTCGAAGAAAATCAGCCATGAGAGCTGGAAACTCCGACTGCGCAATAGGAACAATAAAATCTACGTCTTTGGAGACACTTCTTGGACTCCGCTGTCAGAAAAATGTACcatgttaaaattatttttggattcATCATTTGACGAGTAAAATAAGGCAgcaaccaagaaaaaactactAGGAATGAAAAGCAAGCAGATTCACagttatatttttgaaaaaatcacagaCAAAATGAGGTATAACAACGGTGTGAGTCGGTGATCACATAACTCCTTTGCAGTGtccgaaaatctccgcctctatgttatttttttaaaggagaaaaaattgacatcaatccctgaagtttttgcagaattttctttgtacagagaagaaaaatcacagcagttttacagaattgctgttgagtagtatTGAGTATTGTGTTTAGTAATTTTCTTCTCCAAAGAGTGAACTTTCATCTTGTACATCAGTTTTAAAGGCTAAGTGATCCAGTAATTATACCTACAAAATTACCTTGTCATGACCAAATTagcaaagaatttttttttttttttttttttttttgcatacatATAATTCTGCTAACTTTCCTCTGAACTCTTAAAGAAATACAAGGAAAACTTTTTTACTACCCACATTCTGTTAACATAAGTTCCTTCCTTACATGCAAGCTTTACTGCATTTTACTTTCAATGTCTTGGCAAGATTATGAAAAACAAACTTTCGGCCTCTTTTTTCTGTCTAAAAAGAATACAAGCTCATACCTGGAGCACTGCAAAGTTCTCCCCTTCAGGATCAGTGACAATATTCATTGCACGGTAAAGCCCTGGAACCCTCttcaaattgaggaaaattgttcCATCCAGTTTAACATTTGGATGGAGCCGAGAGGAGAGGAGTTTCTTCTTTTCaggagtttctgaaaattttgaaacgcaaaaATAACTAATAATACAAAATCACACAAATACTGTATATCTTAGTGAGTtcttgttaggagttgatttatAATCAGGGCGATTTTCCTTGTATTGCCAAGGTTTTTAAAGATTTGTTTTCTAGTCCAACAGATTTTCTATCGACCGAAAATTAGTATAAaagctgttgcaaaatttacattgttgACAGAGGTGGTAGAGACGAGATATCCATAATTAAACATGAAGTTTGATGTTCAGAGGATTTCCAATATCAGTGTCCTAGAGTCAAAAGGTGCCTATTTCCATTTTCGTCATTCTGAGATATTAGGGAATAGCCGTACGTTGGTCCcattgattccaatgtaaagggcaatttttgaaatttcataactCATAATCAGCGTAAGATAGGGCTACCAAATTTTCCACAGATACGGAACTGTTAGTGGAGACTTCCAAATTGACACAAACtctattctttaaaaaatgtgagATAGATACCTTTTGGCTCTGAGGTACTGATATGATGTTCAGGAGACAAACGACTTACTCTTAACTTTTCCCTTATGTTTTACAGAAGCCAAATAAACaattcctaggtcaaagaccAACGCCAAATGAGCGAGGTTGAAGTGGATATCAACAATTTTCATTGACACTTTCACTGAGAACTGGCACCTGGAAGGGAAAATAAATCCATTGATTAATTAGCTGTATTGTAACTTCGGTTTATTTACTTCAAGTCATTattgaatgtgtttttttcaaaaaaataccaAACCTGACCGACCAGTTTGTTCAATTTTTACTGGTTACagtaaattctaaaattcaaatGGGGGAATTGGGCTTTTTGAGGGCTTTCACTGTAccttttacatttaaaaatcaGAGTTGTGGCAAGACAGGGCAcgaaaggaaaaatttgaactttttggccacccagaaaaaaaatttaaaaacttcaatttctCTTCAGTTAAGTTGAACGAAAGCTGACAAAACAAATATTTGCTGTTTTGATCCTCTTGTAATAGACTTAAACATAAAGTGGGGAATCGTTTACTtgatatcgacagtgtaagttggcaatcacataactcactttgcgacattgcagacttcctatcacactttattttttaaacagaaaactacttaatggcaattctttaaaactgctgtgatttttcttctctgtgcgaagaaaattctgcagaaacttcaaggaatcatgtcgatttgttctcctttaaaaaaataacatagaggcggagattttcagacaccacaaatgagttatgtgattgccgtcttacaccatcgatatatttaaTTTGGAACTAATTGTCGATTTTACAAGCATCCAAACATGAGTGGGTCTAAAAAAGCTCCTAATGAAATCATAATTTTGTCGTAAGATGTGTTAGTTCAGTCATATTGGTTAAAACTATTGTTTTGTTTATTAAAAATATGCTGAAATATGCAACAAAACTAGAAGACATGAAATCTTGCCTGGCAAAATTGGGACGAGTTTCACTCCAAACAAAAACTgagttatcccctaaaattgcaAGCTTTAATTCTTCATTGCTTTGGTCTGTTTTTATCTTCAGCTGAGCACGGGTAGGATCTAGACGCCCACCTACAATAGAGATCTTCTGGACGTTCCCCACGATTTCATTTAACCTGCAATAATAAACAACACAACGAACTCAAATGAGCAAAACAAGTAATTATGATGGTCGGATACAAGGAAGCACATTCTGACCCGGTGAAGGATgataattttgaataattttatttgataatTAACACTGTGCAAATGCAATATAACTGACAACTATTCATTATTCTTTTCATTTCTATATTGTACTTTTCAGCCTCTCCTAGAAAGACTGAGGTGGCCGTTAGAGTTTAAGCtaaaaacacaaggtttagtaaaaatgtacagaaaaatgtacactatgtcatgcatgcaattttttagcTACAACACTCTTCaggtttcaaatattttctattGTAGTTAAATGGATTCATTTTGGGGTGTGGTCTTAGTTTCCTTAAAAACTGACtttttctatgagaaattctGATTTACTAACTTGGAAACCATTACTTCCTCCCTTACTTATAGTTCTAACTCAGAAATGTTCAATACTTATACATtgttttccaagaaatttgaTGGAAGCATGTATAATAGTATGTACTTAGTTCTGAACACTGCCTTGCAATTCATTGGAACTGAACACCTAAATATTAGTGGTTACTGCAGAAATACTTTAGAATGCCAGCTGCAGCAAAATTAATATTCCTGATGACCAGTAACCAAGGTAACTCATCAGAATACAGCTTGAGTATAGTGCTTTACTTACACAGCTGCAGCAAATATAAAAGACTAATAGGAAAACGGCTGGCAAACTAAGATGCGGTGTAGCCAAAATGTGGATTAGTGCATTcaggatttataaaaacaactTTTAAGGTGCTGCAATTATGAGATGCTCCAATGATACGATTTTTTCAATGTCCATGACTCAAAATCAACTGATAATTCATGAAAGTCCTGGAAGACTTGAGTTATCCAGCAACAATTTTGACTTTACCGCAGCTATCTTTCTTGAGTTCAGTCGTTACTACATACTTACCTAGATGATATTTTTTGGACTTTGTAATCACTGAGTGCGTAAACTTCACCCTGATTTGTGACTACAATTGTTGCTCCGGTGCTTGTTGCAACATGACTGATCTCACATCCACATTTCAGCGGAATTGATTTTACCTGTAAAGGAAATAATAATTCTAACAACAATGCAGTGATTGTGCTCGAGATGGAGTATTAATGAGCTACATCAATCCTTTTACTCAAATTATGACTAAGCCAAAAAAGAAACTGATTAAATAACCAGGATAATCTGCGTAGTTTTTGGCCATATTCAAGTTCAAAGTATCTTCAAGGTTGATTAGATTCACATAGGCCTGCTGTCAAGGTTGGTTGCAATAATCTAGGGAATCTCTCGATCTAATCGGTCCACAATCCCAGAAGTTTCCCTAATcagattttttggtttttactCCATTGATGAACTAAAGTAAACAAGGAGGCAATTAAAATACGAGCAACTAAATTGAAGAAACAGTCAGAATTAGAGCAACCTGATTCAAGCCAGAGGGTTGatctgaattttttggtttgatTTTCCTTGAGCAAGcatgaaataaattttctcaaaactttttcTCACCAGTGCAGGATCATCAATTGTGAGGCGGTCTGAGAATTCAAGGCCCAGTTGTCCAGCATGAAGACCACATACAAATATCAGAGTCTTGTTCCAGAACACAGAATGAAACCTGCCAGCTGCAACACCTAAAATCGTGTAGTTTTTCGATAAATTTATCCGACGCGGGGCAACTAATTTTGGTGGTGGAGGTATGATGCCCAATTGGTGGTGGGTATTCAAACCACATGCATAAACCTGAAAAAGGAAATTACATAAATTAATGCATGCTTGCAGTCAATTTTTTGTCGTGAATGTTTTTTCAAGCCACTATCTGAACaaaatgtttttccttaaaatgtacTTTTTCCTGCTTTGATAAGCATTTTGTCAAATTAGAATTGagtgtgttttatttttctgggtCGTTTACATCAATTTTTGTCAGATAAGTATCAATagtctttttttcaatttccaaagCTCTGATAGCGCTTCTGATATGTTTCTTGACGTTTGATACGTAAAACTTGATGAAAAGAGATACTCCTTGGAAAACTCaagatttctcattttttctacCTTGACTTTAACAAAATAATGTTATTTAAACTCTGTTGATATCCGTTAAACTCCCTTCATTGATTGAACTTTAATATCCTGTTGTAAGAATTTTTCATGACTTATTCATATTAATTTCAATTGCAAGGGCACTTACTGCACCAGACTCAGCAAGAAAAACTGTATGGTCTCGACCAATGCTGATGGATTTGAAGACTTCCGCAGGCTGCGTTTTGATCTGTTGGGGTTCAAGGGCTGTCTGCTCTGAGATAAGTCCAAGTCTTCCTCCAAGACCGTGCCCAGCAGCCCAAACCCTCCCATCATTGCTCAGAAATACTGAGTGAAATTTGTCGATACAGACCTGCAAAAGAAAGGATGCTCTTAACTTTACATGATTCAAATATCCTTTTTAAGGGATTTTGCTCTTTTAACTATAATACTTTCATATACCTAATAAAATTTGGatctgaagtaaaaaaattgtaaaagatTTTTCATGAACTCATCTTATTGATGGATTTACTTCTATTTCTATAAAAGTTTGAATGAACAGCACTTACTTTCTTGATGATAATCCTTTGCTTGCGAAAAAACTCGTGAACGACTGGATTGGAGCGACTAGTTTCCGAGCCCATTCCCAAAACATAATTGTTATTGCTACCCCAAACAGAGAAATCAGAAGGTGGGAGGCTCAAGTCTTCTTGATCCAAGAGAGCATGATCTAAGGGAAGTAATCCATCTTTATCCACAAGAGAGATGTCTGCCCCAAGctgaaaaaacaacaacaaagtGGATAAATACTTTACTCTCTTTAGTACTGTGTACTGAGTACTGTTCATTACTCAGGCCTGACTAAAATTGGTGGCTTTCAACCTTCTTCTCAACGCGTTTACCTGTCACTATTCCAAATTActttcctttactttttttctttctaccaATGCATACAATTTTTCATCAGGTTTTCAAATTATGAGTACTCTCCAAATTCATTCCTAAATGTTAGACATCGAATATTGCAACGACACTGGCACATCACCCATATCAAATGGTGAAGATATACATCGTTAAGTAGCTTATGTAGCCATGCATCAGTGTGATGATGAAAATTGAAGTTTGCTTGAATATTTGTCGAATTTAGCATCCGTTATTGCCAGAAGTAAACTTTGAACTTTGCGACTGACGATTGTCCTCACCCTCCACATAGAAGTGAcctgttttttcttcatcgTATTAAGAAAAACGAATTCACTAATCATATTTGGAGGATATATTTTAGCAGAGTCTGACACTAGCCAGTAGACCACTTTAGCAACTTCACTCTTGTAAGATGCAAAATTCGAAGGTAAACATGACTGATTTTAGattataaaattttgaacataatgaaaaattaaaatcgagtAATAAATTGAAACTGAAGTTAGAACTCATATCAGATAAGCCattaaagattaaattttaCCGTATTGGACCGATTTACGAAACTCCTTGCAGTGACATTGCCATCTGCAGTTAACCCTTGATTGCTACAGATTGATGGCAGTGAAATTACTTACAAATAGAGAGAAAAACTGCCAACTTATCCGACACAAGTTCTCGGCAATTTCAGAGTTTCTAGGATGAAACTAAGGCTTCGGCAAATTCAAGTCTACTCACCTGAATTAATTCAACAGCCACATTAAGCTTGCCATAGAAAATGCTCCTATGGAGTGGAGTAAATCCAGACTCTAGGTCCGGCTTGTTGATATCTGCTTGTACTACTTTGATAAGCCACCGACATAACTCCACTCTGCCACAGGATGCTGACATATGAAGCGCCGAGCATCCTTCCTTATTGGTTTGCTGAAAGAATACAGGAAAAGCTTAATCAGAATATTAACAGAAACAACACTTGAACAGAGTGAATGTTCCAACATACTTACAGTCGAGTAATCAAAAACTATAGTGCGAGACCtagtatctccgtttgcgatgttgtagactttcagtcatactttatttttccttgaaaaactaaTCGCCAtaatttgaaaacttccatgattatTAATCTctgttagtagaatattctgtataaatttcaagctataaagctgacttgttcctctttgcaaaaataAACTACTTGGGAgaaaagattctgaaacaccgcaaaggagGTATGAGgtgtcgcactttagccattaaCATAGGTAAGACAGCGCAACTTCGGATGATGCTAACAAACTAGTGGTCAAATGCTTTGACACACTGTcagtaaaattcagaaaaattgaaaggggaAATTGCCAAAATCATTGTCAGATATCTGACCCTGTTTGGATAAAAAAACCTCATAAAGGTGAGATACACAGCAAAAGAGTGAACTGAATCAGCtttaaaacaattatttccTCAATATTCGTGTGCTATCTTTCGATGAGGACTTACCTTCTAAAATGAGTACTTTCGCCATAAATATGAGCTATTTATAGAGCATTGCGATGAAGATTCATTCTGTTTATTGGAAATTGCAATAGGCATTAAAGATAGACCTCCAGCAATTCTGTTTCCCAGTTAACAGCTAAGTGGAGATAGGATTTCAAAAAACGATATTTCGTTCGTCTAAGATGGTTGACAGTAAAGCTATATGCACCAAGAGTCTGATGAAAAACGTTAAAAATACAGTTTAGAACTGGAAATTGTAAGCACAAACCTGTTTAAAGCCTGCACACAAATTGTACAGGTACACGGCGAGTTGCTGATCAGCGATGCCTCGCTGAGTAATAGCGCTGATTATCTCAATTCCATGCTGAGTGGATTTGCAAGACTCGAGACAATCAGATGATATTCTTGGGTGTTTGGGCATTGCAAAGACACAGCCAATTGATGCTGAAGTTGTGAAAATTCGATCATAAAATTTGAACTAAcgtaaacaaaaaatcaaagaggTTATTCTGGAGcagaaaagtttcaaaacttcAGGATACTAACAGAAATCAATCTTGAAGTAAGTTGAAACTGGTGGTGAAAACAGTCGGTATTTTCTTAATGGCAAATTCCGACGTCAAAGCACTTAATTCTGATTTTCTGAGTAAATTATTCACCCACCAACACTAATTACTGTCACTGACCGAATTCGCAATACTGATAACACAACAGTAACAATAACACCACGAATGTCAACAGTGTCAACAGAGCAAAATTGCcaaacttacaaaaaaaattcaatgttgccGCGTGGGGCCGAACGGGTTGAGTGCTTTGCTCTAATTGTAAGTGTTCGTAAATAATTTCTGTGTACTTAAAATCTGTTACACTCTACCACTTGACAAAATATAATATGTATTTAGGTAATTCCCTGCCTATGGTGTACAAGTTACTCAAGGAAGCCAGTTTTCTGAATCACTTTTAATACCGGCATGACAACCCAGCAAATTGGCGGAATGAGCGGCGATGTAAACAAATACCTTCAGTCGCAGCTGATGATGGGAGCTAAggtcccgaaacgcgtcccgttattttaaaacaatttttacgcaagtgagtgtgttttatcttcgtgtttttaaagaattttttaaagaattctgAATCACTTTTTGACGACTACGGAATTGGATCAGCTATGTAAAGCTTCTGTACAAGTTTTAGGTAAGTACCTATGAATAAACGCTGATCAAGAGCAGGTTCAAAACGCTATTACCTAATTGCAGGAATGCGTACCTATCTCGtgatcaaatttcattttccgatcATACAATGATTGATCTGGCCATATGAGATCaaactaaatcttatctgatgGAATTTTAAGcgtgaaactcttttttcagtctttgggttaaatgatccaaatccgccAACAACAGGTTTAAAATAGTAATTGCTAAAATGCGTCCCTATCTCGTGATGAAGTGTGAATTCTTGgtgccaaaaacgcgaatctcggcatttctgccgtattttctattAGTTCGAggaattattcaaaatgctgatggagtctGAAAAAACATCCTATTCTTATTTACCTCAAGAACTATTACCCTTCTACTAtcaataaagaggaatgtagacagtttttttacactcctggaaaatcgtgttttccgaggtatgcacttctgcactttcacagTTTACAGGTCTGATACCTGCAGTTTCAGATTTAACGAATGTCATTGCGCGTTAATATTTAGAATTATTACCTCTTATGGCGGGGTTTTGAGTGTTTTAGTTTAATCACATgcatcaaaattaaaaggatATTTAAGTATTGGAAAGGACGTTAGGTTCGACATAAGCTTGAACAGGAATGGTCAGAGGTATGCCAAGACACATGCTGCCGTGgtaagaaaaaacaccgtactTATACATGCACTCGaaaggtgccaaatttcctcccggAATATATTAATTCCTGATGAAAGGTATGAATATTACTTCTTGAAACTTTTAGGCAGCCTAGATaatttacgaacaaaattcgctgaaaaatccgaagaaataaaatatctatgaatttttccgaaaattcattgtttgtctgaggagatttggcaacgtctgaaggatcacacggcgtttttccatagcataTGGCTGCATGGCACACTCTCAAGCTGAATCGGTTTGATACggatgaatttttgtttttttttatttttttaagtataaaatGTATTCtcctagtgaaattttccaagCCTAACTTTTTTGGACCTAAGCACCATTGTGTGCTCTTTCATTTACTTCATGTTCATGTTCATGAATGTCTGGgcgtttattttgaaattattttttaaaaatgcacaggagttcaactttcaaaaattaataaaagaaatttttcagaaattacaaATGCAGAAAAGAATTAATAAAGTTTTTGGcccgatttttctttaaaagtcTACTCCATTCCAGTGTCAAAGAATGGCCAAAATACGTCCAAAATTAATCAGAAAGGCATTCCTtggatgaggggggggggagggggggggagatgaAATGTGCTTCAGAGCACCgagaaaatttctgcataagtaGGTATTCCGGATTTTGATTGTTCGGTTCACCCACGAAACAATGCTCTGCACACGTCTGTGTTCATAATTCCAGTGCGAAGTTTGGAATACATAACTTGCGTAACTTGAATTTCAATGAatgaaaaacaatgaattaGAATGACAAAGTACCATACGCATACGCGCACAAATTTAAGGAACCCCGTCGAAGTGGCGAAAAGTCAGGGAGGTACATTAATTGGATTAGGTGCCTAAGATGAGCAAGATAGATGACTTTGTTCAAGTTTATTATCAAAAGGGTTGTCAGGTGTGTGCGAATTATAGATTTCGGTTATTATTTTAAACCGGCTTAGGATGAATACCGGCTGACGGTGACAAAAACTTCCGCACACAGGTCTTTTTTTAGGCATGTAGGTAGGATCAAAAGAATGAAATACCAAAAAATGcccattttcttattttctcttatacatatttgtattgtttttgttttctaaCTTGCTGGAAActgagtaaaaaaaagaaaaaggaacgCAAAAAACATGTTGGCCCCTAATGAAATCAGGGCGTCCACTAAtccaaaatttccggaaagtcggAAGttcctgatttttaagggcagtctggaagtactgagaaagtgtggaaatcagaggcggatccagcaatttggcaacaccagattcctccatttaaacctatgctaaataatcgattcttgtcagagcacctggcccctccaagaatcgatacatttccacaagtttaaatggaggaaatccggtgttgccaagttgctggatccgccaatggtggaaattccgcaaaaaagtccggaattttttccttcataccaCACGTGTTTTTTGataaagcctggaaagtatACAGTCCTCTGAGTGTTGAT contains:
- the LOC109036496 gene encoding inhibitor of Bruton tyrosine kinase isoform X2; protein product: MPKHPRISSDCLESCKSTQHGIEIISAITQRGIADQQLAVYLYNLCAGFKQQTNKEGCSALHMSASCGRVELCRWLIKVVQADINKPDLESGFTPLHRSIFYGKLNVAVELIQLGADISLVDKDGLLPLDHALLDQEDLSLPPSDFSVWGSNNNYVLGMGSETSRSNPVVHEFFRKQRIIIKKVCIDKFHSVFLSNDGRVWAAGHGLGGRLGLISEQTALEPQQIKTQPAEVFKSISIGRDHTVFLAESGAVYACGLNTHHQLGIIPPPPKLVAPRRINLSKNYTILGVAAGRFHSVFWNKTLIFVCGLHAGQLGLEFSDRLTIDDPALVKSIPLKCGCEISHVATSTGATIVVTNQGEVYALSDYKVQKISSRLNEIVGNVQKISIVGGRLDPTRAQLKIKTDQSNEELKLAILGDNSVFVWSETRPNFARCQFSVKVSMKIVDIHFNLAHLALVFDLGIVYLASVKHKGKVKKTPEKKKLLSSRLHPNVKLDGTIFLNLKRVPGLYRAMNIVTDPEGENFAVLQRSPRSVSKDVDFIVPIAQSEFPALMADFLRETNEMGSLHDIVFEVGQQRFPAHKVIAAAGSKELHKLIKSLPSNEDTVHLLDTEPTIFAQILEYMYTGSCSLLVPGKCSERIMSGINVEGKFNPIVLLEDTARKLQVSELVKTLKYYRFNNGFIVKKPGDKAKKKIGYCLEPNDFRLISKSGSCALEKSIQEGDAYEMDLLKFENDQHKLATEIHLFPGLTAVKYLTSRRICDLSKELYFVVKNECRSSFSRFDFPEYYDLTIETSDKCSIKVHKCVLLSKVEYFRCMLSGSWREMTAKNSIRLPFTKPLVEGLLDYIYTERILKSPADADAADFYKCLLVIANFMLLPGLKLLCEQSLSSILTLRNVVTLLQISILHSAPQLKQFCFAFICQNIAELLDLRYLEALDSDILKELTDVYQERNRHLCWRHISPFRCDRQISEIIEFNKMCPPLPWNVFEDDDVVETICSPKSGEKPRKKPLPRTRKSSGSESRQRKSSRSDSFGSKQNDMETLSSIMKSIRLTDHSVETFLGTQATAEENEASWIKIEKVQSRLRLNSMAKNDPNLLVRGCEMTELVPVSRSAPINIPPRSEEVCDIPTPSLEDKQAFPSLGSCWSGQASVKLFNQPRSRFGLKIPRVTGTSVVTRLTLLPGCSPKCLSELICPTNRAPFQSNRAKQF
- the LOC109036496 gene encoding inhibitor of Bruton tyrosine kinase isoform X3; this translates as MPKHPRISSDCLESCKSTQHGIEIISAITQRGIADQQLAVYLYNLCAGFKQQTNKEGCSALHMSASCGRVELCRWLIKVVQADINKPDLESGFTPLHRSIFYGKLNVAVELIQLGADISLVDKDGLLPLDHALLDQEDLSLPPSDFSVWGSNNNYVLGMGSETSRSNPVVHEFFRKQRIIIKKVCIDKFHSVFLSNDGRVWAAGHGLGGRLGLISEQTALEPQQIKTQPAEVFKSISIGRDHTVFLAESGAVYACGLNTHHQLGIIPPPPKLVAPRRINLSKNYTILGVAAGRFHSVFWNKTLIFVCGLHAGQLGLEFSDRLTIDDPALVKSIPLKCGCEISHVATSTGATIVVTNQGEVYALSDYKVQKISSRLNEIVGNVQKISIVGGRLDPTRAQLKIKTDQSNEELKLAILGDNSVFVWSETRPNFARCQFSVKVSMKIVDIHFNLAHLALVFDLGIVYLASVKHKGKVKKTPEKKKLLSSRLHPNVKLDGTIFLNLKRVPGLYRAMNIVTDPEGENFAVLQRSPRSVSKDVDFIVPIAQSEFPALMADFLRETNEMGSLHDIVFEVGQQRFPAHKVIAAAGSKELHKLIKSLPSNEDTVHLLDTEPTIFAQILEYMYTGSCSLLVPGKCSERIMSGINVEGKFNPIVLLEDTARKLQVSELVKTLKYYRFNNGFIVKKPGDKAKKKIGYCLEPNDFRLISKSGSCALEKSIQEGDAYEMDLLKFENDQHKLATEIHLFPGLTAVKYLTSRRICDLSKELYFVVKNECRSSFSRFDFPEYYDLTIETSDKCSIKVHKCVLLSKVEYFRCMLSGSWREMTAKNSIRLPFTKPLVEGLLDYIYTERILKSPADADAADFYKCLLVIANFMLLPGLKLLCEQSLSSILTLRNVVTLLQISILHSAPQLKQFCFAFICQNIAELLDLRYLEALDSDILKELTDVYQERNRHLCWRHISPFRCDRQISEIIEFNKMCPPLPWNVFEDDDVVETICSPKSGEKPRKKPLPRTRKSSGSESRQRKSSRSDSFGSKQNDMETLSSIMKSIRLTDHSVETFLGTQATAEENEASWIKIEKVQSRLRLNSMAKNDPNLLVRGCEMTELVPVSRSAPINIPPRSEEVCDIPTPSLEDKQAFPSLGSCWSGQASVKLFNQPRSR